A DNA window from Sphingomonas changnyeongensis contains the following coding sequences:
- the rnhA gene encoding ribonuclease HI has protein sequence MTDTSADLPMVEIATDGACKGNPGPGGWGAVLRFGDREKDMSGGETPTTNNRMEMTAAIMALEALNRPCRVRLSTDSRYVLDGLTKWLPGWQRNGWRTADRKPVKNADLWQRLVNAAAPHRIDWIWVKGHAGHPDNERADRLASDAADALRSGR, from the coding sequence ATGACCGACACCAGTGCCGACCTGCCCATGGTCGAAATCGCAACCGACGGGGCCTGCAAGGGCAATCCCGGCCCAGGCGGCTGGGGCGCCGTGCTGCGCTTCGGCGACCGGGAAAAGGACATGTCGGGCGGCGAGACGCCGACGACCAACAACCGCATGGAAATGACCGCCGCGATCATGGCGCTCGAAGCGCTCAACCGCCCGTGCCGGGTCAGGCTGTCGACCGACAGCCGCTATGTGCTCGACGGGCTGACCAAATGGCTGCCCGGCTGGCAGCGCAATGGCTGGCGCACCGCCGACCGCAAGCCGGTGAAGAATGCCGATCTGTGGCAAAGGCTGGTCAACGCCGCCGCGCCCCACCGGATCGACTGGATCTGGGTGAAAGGCCATGCCGGCCACCCCGACAATGAACGCGCCGACCGGCTGGCCAGCGACGCCGCCGACGCGCTGCGCAGCGGGCGCTGA
- the rpsA gene encoding 30S ribosomal protein S1: protein MATAAFPSRDDFAALLNETLGDNEGFEGRVVKGTVTAIENDMAVIDVGLKSEGRVPLREFAAPGQKADLKVGDEVEVFVDRVENIHGEAMLSRDRARREAAWDKLEHEFAAGNRVDGVIFGRVKGGFTVDLGGAVAFLPGSQVDIRPVRDVQPLMDIPQPFQILKMDRRRGNIVVSRRAVLEETRAEQRTGLIQSLAEGQVIDGVVKNITDYGAFVDLGGIDGLLHVTDLSYKRVNHPSEVLNIGDTVRVQIIRINRETQRISLGMKQLESDPWEGAAAKYPVGAKLSGRVTNITEYGAFVELEAGIEGLVHVSEMSWTKKNVHPGKIVSTSQEVDVMILEVDQDKRRISLGLKQAQANPWEKFAEEHPVGSVVEGEVKNATEFGLFIGLDNDVDGMVHMSDIAWGISGEDALNLHRKGEMVKAIVLDVDVEKERISLGMKQLERGAPAAGGVSDGSRLHKNEIVTVTVLEVRDGGLEVQAGEDGATGFIKRSDLGRDRDEQRPERFQVGQKFDAMVTGFDRSKKPTFSVKAMQIAEEKQAVAQYGSSDSGASLGDILGEALKAREGK, encoded by the coding sequence ATGGCCACGGCCGCATTCCCCTCGCGCGATGATTTTGCCGCGCTGCTCAACGAAACGCTTGGCGACAATGAAGGCTTTGAGGGCCGCGTCGTCAAGGGCACCGTCACCGCGATCGAAAACGACATGGCGGTGATCGATGTCGGCCTGAAGTCCGAAGGCCGCGTGCCGCTGCGCGAGTTCGCCGCGCCGGGCCAGAAGGCCGATCTCAAGGTCGGTGACGAAGTCGAAGTGTTCGTCGACCGCGTCGAGAACATCCATGGCGAAGCGATGCTGTCGCGCGACCGCGCGCGCCGCGAAGCCGCCTGGGACAAGCTTGAACATGAATTCGCCGCCGGCAACCGCGTCGACGGCGTGATCTTCGGCCGCGTCAAGGGCGGCTTTACCGTCGATCTCGGCGGCGCCGTGGCCTTCCTGCCGGGCAGCCAGGTCGATATCCGTCCGGTCCGCGACGTGCAGCCGCTGATGGACATTCCGCAGCCCTTCCAGATCCTGAAGATGGACCGTCGCCGCGGCAACATCGTCGTGTCGCGCCGCGCCGTGCTCGAGGAAACCCGCGCCGAGCAGCGCACCGGCCTGATCCAGTCGCTGGCCGAAGGCCAGGTGATCGACGGCGTCGTCAAGAACATCACCGACTATGGTGCGTTCGTCGACCTGGGCGGCATTGACGGCCTGCTCCACGTCACCGACCTCAGCTACAAGCGGGTCAACCACCCGTCGGAAGTGCTGAACATCGGCGACACCGTCCGCGTGCAGATCATCCGCATCAACCGCGAGACGCAGCGCATCTCGCTCGGCATGAAGCAGCTGGAAAGCGATCCGTGGGAAGGCGCCGCCGCCAAGTATCCGGTGGGCGCGAAGCTGTCGGGCCGCGTGACCAACATCACCGAATATGGTGCGTTCGTCGAACTCGAAGCGGGCATCGAAGGCCTGGTCCATGTCTCGGAAATGAGCTGGACCAAGAAGAACGTCCATCCGGGCAAGATCGTGTCGACCAGCCAGGAAGTCGATGTGATGATCCTGGAAGTCGATCAGGACAAGCGCCGCATTTCGCTCGGCCTGAAGCAGGCCCAGGCCAATCCGTGGGAAAAGTTCGCCGAAGAACATCCCGTCGGCTCGGTGGTCGAGGGCGAAGTCAAGAACGCGACCGAATTCGGCCTGTTCATCGGCCTCGACAACGATGTCGATGGCATGGTCCACATGTCGGACATCGCCTGGGGCATTTCGGGCGAAGACGCGCTCAACCTGCACCGCAAGGGCGAAATGGTGAAGGCGATCGTTCTCGACGTCGATGTCGAGAAGGAGCGCATCTCGCTCGGCATGAAGCAGCTTGAGCGTGGCGCTCCGGCGGCTGGCGGCGTGAGCGACGGTTCGCGTCTGCACAAGAACGAGATCGTGACCGTGACCGTGCTCGAAGTGCGTGACGGCGGCCTCGAAGTGCAGGCCGGCGAAGACGGTGCGACCGGCTTCATCAAGCGTTCGGACCTTGGCCGTGACCGCGACGAGCAGCGCCCCGAGCGCTTCCAGGTCGGCCAGAAGTTCGACGCGATGGTCACCGGCTTTGATCGTTCGAAGAAGCCGACCTTCTCGGTCAAGGCGATGCAGATTGCCGAAGAGAAGCAGGCCGTTGCCCAATATGGTTCGTCCGATTCGGGTGCATCGCTCGGCGACATTCTGGGCGAAGCGCTGAAGGCGCGCGAAGGCAAGTAA
- a CDS encoding WD40/YVTN/BNR-like repeat-containing protein produces MRDRLGRCWAEPALGALAVALAAAPALAAPSGKDVKSDLTPAKPADAKPADAKPAEDAGDPRFAALSWRNIGPNRGGRSISAAGSTARPNEYYFAAVGGGLWKTRDGGTSWSNVTDGKIPTGSVGGVAVCEANPDIVYLTTGETQLRGNILTGNGVYKSADAGKSWTHIGLADVQNFSRVRIHPKDCDTVFVGGFGRYGVENADRGVYKTSDGGKSWRRTLYRDPRSGAVDISIDPANPRIMFAALWEAWRKPWGMSSGGPGSGLFRSEDGGESWTEITRAPGLPQSGLIGKIGVSVSPVDGRRVYAMVEHEQGGVFVSDDGGQSWARTNDSRDLRQRAFYYTRIVADPKVRDRVYVLNVQFHRSDDGGKTFAKKIKVPHGDNHDLWIAADDNQRMIQANDGGANVSVNGGDSWTAQTYPTAQIYRLGLSHHQPPFACGGQQDNSTICVPVRGWRHRDVLGGYGFAAGGGESGYVANDPRNPDIFYAGSYGGTLDRFDARTGQSRAINVWPDNPMGYSAGDLKERFQWTFPIVFDPQDAKTLYVTSQHVWRSTDEGQSWQKISPDLTRADPATLGPSGGPITRDQTGVETYATVFALAPSRREADAIWAASDDGLVHVTRDNGGSWQNITPPGLPPFIKFTTIEDSPHRPGTAYLTGHRVLLDDPAPYVLKTTDHGRSWTRIDAGLPADETARSIREDPVRPGLLYLGSERGVWVSFNDGRSWDKLQRNLPAVQVSDLGWRATIW; encoded by the coding sequence ATGCGGGATAGACTGGGGCGCTGCTGGGCAGAGCCGGCACTGGGCGCGCTGGCGGTGGCGCTGGCGGCTGCGCCGGCACTGGCCGCGCCGTCGGGCAAGGACGTCAAGTCGGACTTGACGCCTGCCAAGCCCGCCGACGCCAAGCCTGCCGATGCCAAGCCCGCCGAAGACGCCGGCGATCCCCGCTTCGCCGCGCTGTCGTGGCGCAATATCGGCCCCAATCGCGGCGGCCGCTCGATCTCGGCGGCGGGCAGCACCGCGCGCCCGAACGAATATTATTTCGCCGCGGTCGGCGGCGGCCTGTGGAAGACCCGTGACGGCGGCACCAGCTGGTCGAACGTCACCGATGGCAAGATCCCGACCGGGTCGGTGGGCGGCGTCGCGGTGTGCGAGGCCAATCCCGACATCGTCTATCTGACCACCGGCGAAACCCAGCTGCGCGGCAACATCCTGACCGGCAACGGCGTCTATAAATCGGCCGATGCCGGCAAGAGCTGGACGCATATCGGGCTGGCGGACGTGCAGAATTTCTCGCGCGTGCGCATCCATCCCAAGGATTGCGACACGGTGTTCGTCGGCGGCTTTGGCCGCTACGGGGTCGAGAATGCCGATCGCGGCGTCTACAAGACCAGCGACGGCGGCAAGAGCTGGCGGCGCACACTCTACCGCGATCCGCGCAGCGGTGCGGTCGACATTTCGATCGATCCTGCCAATCCGCGCATCATGTTCGCCGCGCTGTGGGAGGCTTGGCGCAAGCCCTGGGGGATGAGCTCGGGCGGGCCGGGCAGCGGCCTGTTCCGCAGCGAGGATGGCGGCGAAAGCTGGACCGAGATCACCCGCGCCCCCGGCCTGCCGCAGTCGGGCCTGATCGGCAAGATCGGGGTCAGCGTCTCCCCGGTCGATGGCCGCCGCGTCTATGCGATGGTCGAGCATGAACAGGGCGGGGTGTTCGTGTCCGACGATGGCGGGCAGAGCTGGGCGCGCACCAATGACAGCCGCGATCTGCGCCAGCGTGCCTTTTACTATACCCGCATCGTCGCCGATCCGAAGGTGCGCGACCGGGTCTATGTGCTCAACGTCCAGTTCCACCGGTCGGACGATGGCGGCAAGACCTTTGCCAAGAAGATCAAGGTGCCGCATGGCGACAATCATGATCTGTGGATCGCCGCCGACGACAATCAGCGGATGATCCAGGCCAATGACGGCGGCGCCAATGTCAGCGTCAATGGCGGCGACAGCTGGACTGCGCAGACCTATCCGACCGCGCAGATCTATCGCCTCGGGCTCAGCCATCACCAGCCGCCCTTTGCCTGTGGCGGGCAGCAGGACAACAGCACCATCTGCGTTCCGGTGCGCGGCTGGCGGCACCGCGATGTGCTGGGCGGCTATGGTTTTGCCGCGGGCGGCGGCGAAAGCGGCTATGTCGCCAATGATCCGCGCAATCCCGACATTTTCTATGCCGGCAGCTATGGCGGCACGCTCGACCGGTTCGATGCCCGCACCGGGCAGAGCCGGGCGATCAATGTGTGGCCGGACAATCCGATGGGCTATTCGGCCGGCGACCTGAAGGAACGGTTCCAATGGACCTTCCCGATCGTGTTCGACCCGCAGGATGCAAAGACGCTCTACGTCACCTCCCAGCATGTCTGGCGCAGCACCGATGAGGGGCAGAGCTGGCAGAAGATCAGCCCCGATCTGACCCGGGCCGACCCCGCGACGCTCGGCCCTTCGGGCGGGCCGATCACCCGCGACCAGACGGGCGTTGAAACCTATGCCACCGTCTTCGCGCTTGCCCCGTCGCGGCGCGAGGCGGATGCGATCTGGGCGGCGTCGGATGACGGCCTCGTCCATGTCACGCGCGACAATGGCGGCAGCTGGCAGAACATCACGCCGCCGGGGCTGCCGCCGTTCATCAAGTTCACGACCATCGAGGATTCGCCGCACCGGCCCGGCACCGCCTATCTGACCGGGCACCGCGTGCTGCTCGACGATCCCGCGCCCTATGTGCTCAAAACCACCGACCATGGCCGCAGCTGGACCCGCATCGATGCCGGCCTGCCTGCGGACGAAACCGCGCGCAGCATCCGCGAGGATCCGGTGCGCCCGGGGCTGCTCTACCTTGGCTCCGAACGCGGCGTCTGGGTGTCGTTCAACGACGGCAGGTCGTGGGACAAGCTGCAGCGCAACCTGCCTGCCGTGCAGGTGTCGGACCTGGGGTGGCGGGCGACGATCTGGTGA
- the ihfB gene encoding integration host factor subunit beta, which translates to MIRSELVQLIAKDNPELSAKEIERIVSIFFDEISDRLAQGGRVELRGFGAFSTRARDARVGRNPRTGDTVAVDAKRVPYFKPGKEMRLRLNM; encoded by the coding sequence ATGATCCGATCCGAGCTGGTGCAGCTGATCGCCAAGGACAATCCGGAGCTGTCGGCGAAGGAAATCGAACGGATCGTCAGCATCTTTTTCGACGAGATCAGCGACCGTCTGGCCCAGGGCGGCCGTGTCGAGCTGCGCGGCTTCGGCGCCTTTTCCACCCGCGCGCGCGACGCCCGTGTCGGCCGCAATCCGCGCACCGGCGATACCGTCGCCGTCGACGCCAAGCGCGTTCCCTATTTCAAGCCCGGCAAGGAAATGCGCCTGCGCCTCAACATGTAA